In the Helianthus annuus cultivar XRQ/B chromosome 11, HanXRQr2.0-SUNRISE, whole genome shotgun sequence genome, one interval contains:
- the LOC110888722 gene encoding uncharacterized protein LOC110888722, with the protein MAPYELLYGRKCRTPVCWGEVGQRELAPSDLIAVTNEKIGMVRTRLKAAQDRQKAYADKRRRPIEFQVGDFVLLKVSPWKGIIRFRKRGKLGPRYIGPFKILARVGRVAYRLELPPALDGIHNTFHVSQLRKCLADETALVPLDDIELDEGLNYVEKPIAIKDVKVKKLRNKAVKQVLVQWLHRKGSELTWESEDEMRRHYPHLFGTSMFK; encoded by the coding sequence atggcaccttacgAGCTACTATACGGGAGGAAATGTaggactcccgtatgttggggtgAAGTAGGACAAAGAGAACTTGCACCAAGTGATTTAATAGCAGTAACGAATGAAAAGATCGGAATGGTTAGAACAAGGTTGAAAGCAGCTCAAGATCGGCAAAAAGCTTATGCAGACAAGAGAAGGCGTCCTAtcgaattccaagtcggagattttGTCTTGCTAAAAgtgtccccatggaagggtataatcCGTTTTCGCAAACGGGGAAAGTTAGGTCCTCGTTACATCGGGCCGTTTAAAATCTTAGCTCGGGTTGGAAGGGTTGCGTATCGACTAGAATTACCGCCTGCTCTAGACGGGATTCACAATACCTTCCACGTGTCGCAATTAAGAAAGTGTCTTGCGGATGAGACAGCACTAGTACCACTCGATGATATCGAGTTAGACGAAGGGTTGAATTATGTCGAAAAACCCATAGCCATTAAAGACGTCAAGGTGAAGAAACTCCGCAACAAAGCTGTTAAGCAAGTGTTAGTCCAATGGCTTCACCGAAAAGGGTCGGAGCTTACGTGGGAATCAGAAGACGAAATGCGTAGACACTACCCTCACCTTTTCGGTACGTCAATGTTTAAATAG